The genomic interval ATAATCTAActtaattttagtaaatttaacCTACACTTAGTGGTTcaagtcatacaattttttttatgtctgttaGTTTTTCAATTGTTATATATTTACCTCAATATGATGGTAGGACGACTGTCCAATCACTATAAGGGTGACGCTTGCCTCCTTCAGGAGAAAAAGACACACGTACATACAATTAAGAAATGATGTTTTCTACAACTTCCCCTTATCcaactttttttccattttaatgccATCTATAGGCTTCTAGAAGAATGGAATAAACAGCAAAATTGTGTCAGTCAGAGCAAAGAAATGTatgctaaaatatatttaattaattcagATGATCTTTTGCTaagtaataactttaaaataaaacagtcgATAATTCTCTATACTccaaaaatgtactttaaaaaagaataagaactaTTAAAGTAGGGTTatttaattggttttattttttccacatcCCACTTGGTCTGGACTGCTGAAACAGAGCTGAGTTTTACAAAGGCTACCAATGCCTTCCCTGAAATGCTCTCCTGGGGACAAACCTGAAGAAAAACACATGTATTTCTCTGTCACAGGAATGTGGAATGTGCACCGTTTGTTACAAATACAATTTTCCACCTTTAGGATAtattagtattttcttacaatgaatAACTATTTGGAgtaggggttttttttctaattttttattattattgattttagtgagagaggaagtggggcagagagatagggagggagggagagaaagaaagagagagagagagggagagagagagagagaaagacaggaacattgagctctttctgtatgtgccttaatggttcgaactggcaacctctgctgcTTTGGGACGATGTCCTAGCCAACTGAGCCATCCCCCCAGGGCtgcagtgcttttttttttttgtatttttctgaagctattaatagaaaccgggagagacagtcagacagactcccgcatgcgccccaccgggatccacccggcacgcccaccaggggcgaagctctgcccaccagggggcgatgctctgcccctccggggtgtcgctctgcctcgaccagagccactctagcgcctggggcagaggccaaggagccatccccagcacccgggccatctttgctccaatggagccttggctgctggaggggaagagagagacagagaggaaggagagggggaggggtggagaagcagatgggcgcttctcctgtgtgccctgaccaggaatcgaacccgggacttctgcacgccaggccgacgctctaccactgagccaaccggccagggcctgcagtgcttttgattacaaaaataaaggagggaaatatcaataataattgcCAACATTTGTGTTTTTGGTTACTGTCATTCAACATTTGTGAATAGGCAGGTTActacataatataaaaattattactatGGTTAGTATGTATATAAGTGGGCAGTAACCAATACATTAAGACAGAATCAGATCTTTTGGAAGCTCTTGAGAGACGTATGGAAAGATAATAATCTGGTATTGGAATGTCTGTGCAGGAAAGGCAATGCACTGCACACCTGATCCCACCGCACTTCTTATAAATGACAAGTGACTTTCACAAGGTCGCCATGAAGCAGGGCACGCCGCTGCTCACTCAGAAAACTTACTTGTAAGAAAATCTTGGGGATTTTGGCTAGATCTTCTACGTATTCCTTGCAGGTGTAACACAGGAAATGCTGAAATCCCAACACAGTAAAAAAGAACAAGTTAGCAACTAACACGCTTAACGTCCGGAAAAGACCAAGTACATGTATTGTACTTCGTTTCGCGTGACTCGAACTCAATATCCAAGttgggtaaaaaaaaagtatcaaggcGACCAACGCGTAGGAAAAAAGGGTCGCACCCAGTCCCTGCTAGGCCTCCTCACTTGCTGAAAAATGGCCTCGACTCAGGAGATATTTGTCTGTTCTCGTTACCGGAAGCGAGAGGACGCTTCGCATTCAGGACGCCTCTAGTGGATGACAACGGCAAAGACCCGGCGGCCACCGCTCTCGACCCCCGACCCTCCGAGGGTCCCGATGTGCCCCCGAGCCGGGGCTCCCAGCCCGCTGGCGAGGTGCGGGCTCCCGGCCGCCCGCGCTCACCCGCACGAAGACTACGATGGCCCGGCGCTCCTGAAACAGCGCGCCGAACGGCACCCGTCTCCCGGACGCGTCCAGCACTGGAAGCTCGGCCACAGCGGCGGCCAGCGGCTGCCCCGGCTCGGGGCCCCTCGGGATCCCGGCAGCGGCGATACGGCCGCTGACCTGCCGCGTGATCGGGGCCAGAGCTGGGGAGGCCATTACACCTGCTTCCGCGGGCCGGGGTTCACGCCGGCCGCGCGTGCCAAACCCGTCTCCACTGAGGTGGGCGCCAGGAACCCAGCGCAGCCCGGGAGGGGCGCGGGAGAAGGCGGGGCGCGGGGGAGGCAGGGCTCTGGCAAGGCGGGGCGCAGGAGGAGGCGGGGTGCGGAGGAGGCGGGGTGCGGAGAAGGCGGGGCGCAAGAGGAGGCGGGGTTGCTTGGATTAGCTGTGGGTTGGGGCGGGGGCCGAGGCGGGGCGCGCGGAGTGCCTATGAGCCGGGGTGCAGGGTACCCGTAGAATTGGGCTGCGCACGCCCCTTGGCTCCTAGGTGAGACCTGCAGGTCCTAGTAGGAAGAGTAAGGTGGGTCCCAAGCGAGAAAAGTGCTATTTAGGAAGAAAGCAGTCCCTGCTTTCCACAGCTGCTGAGGCTGACGTTCTTATGTATTCAAGAGAACCAGTTAccgaggatttttttttataaggcaTTGTTATTACTACAAAAGAATTCCTAAAAGCTTTAGATATCAGAAAAAATTGAGGACATCCTACACAAAATACTTGACCAAtactctttaaaaattgtttttattttttattaagtgagagttggggagtcagagagactcctgcatgtaccccaaacgggatccagccagcaagccctctaccagggggtgctctgctcatctgggaatGCTGCTCTGTAGTTTGGCAACCaatctattttagtgcctgaggggaggccatggagccattctctgcAAGccactgctgcaggaggggaagagagaagagggagggagaggggtaatgaggcagatggtcgcttctcctgtgtgccctgaccagaattgaacccaggacatccacactctactgctaatgctctaccgctgagccaactagccagggctagaCCAATACTCTTCTAAAGTGTTATAGCTCATATAGACAAAGACCAAGACACCATCATAGGAGATAAGGAGTAATTATAATTAAATGCAATGTGATATTCTGAACTGgttcctggaacagaaaaaggttGTTAGTGcataaacagaaaatctgaataaagtctgTACGTTAATTGTACCAAtgttaatttttcagttttgacaAATTTATCATAGTTAcataagatgttaacattagaGAAAAGTGAGTAAATGTTAAGTAGGAACTCTGTACTATTTTGATATTCAGTTGTATAtctaaaattagttcaaaatggaaAGCTAAAAAGATGTTCCAGAGTCCAAGTAACTAGAAAGAAAAGTGTGAATACAGCTCCAAAGGATTTGCACAGAATATGTCTTATTCTGGTTTGTATGTTTTATTTGGTTACTTTctaatgtatttgttttttcaGAATATTAATTGTAGTGTATTATAGTTTCCTTTACACTTTAATTTTCTAAGGATATACAAACAGTGTTTCTTATAATTCCTTAATTCTTGTACTCAGATATAAAAGGTAGAACCATTCAcacagtcaacaaatatttacttagtaACTTATCTGTATTAGACATTGTGTTAGAAACTAGAAAGAATATGATAACTAAGACAAGCCTAAGGCAAGGAGTTAATGATCtggttggggccctggctggtggctcagtggatagagtgtcaacctggaatgtagACATCCCGAGTTccattcctgatcagggcacacaggagaagcacccatctgcttttccacccctccccctctcacttctctctctttctctcgttctctctctctttcaattctcctccagcagccatggctccattggagcaagttggctccaggaactgaagatggctccatggcctccacttcaggtgctaagaagagcttggttgctgagaaacagagcaacaccccagatgggcaaagcatcaccccctagtgggcttgctgggtggatcctggttgcggcacatgcgggtgtctgtctgcctcccctcctctcaaatatgaagtaaaaacaaaatagtcTGGTTgggaaaataatctcaaaataataGTTGTGATGAAGAGCAATCAATAGTACAGCAGAAGTATGAATAACATATAGTGAGAACTTGTATCACTTATGATGCTCTTGGTTTCTAATGACACAGAACTTTGACTCAAATGGTCTTGTATTATAAGGATATTTATTATCTACCATAACAGGCCAGGCCAGGTTCTAGGTATGGTATAATTAAGACTTCCTCCTCTGCTGTTCTCTTGGCTCTACCATCCTTCGTGTGGGCTTTGCCCTTAAATTGGCCTCCCACATAGTCACAAAATGGCTGCCAGCCACAACAGGGCAGCATGTTCTAGCTCAGGTACTGCAAAGAAGCCTAAATGCCTTAATCTCTAGAAGCCCTAGCAAACTTCTCCATTTATTAATAGTTCAGTTTTACTTGAATTAGCTTAGACCTTTCTTTCTTGCATATCCATGATCAGTTTAAATTGATTATTTGTATAGAATGGACATTAAAGGATAAGCCAAAATGATCATGACAGGGGCACAAGGAAAAAATgatcaattattttaatttattgtgagaggaggggagatagtgagacagactcctgcatgtacccgacgagaacccacctggcaaccctgtctgggctgatgctcgaatcaactgagccatccttagcacctgaggctgatgcttggaccaactcagctatcctcagtgcctggggttgacacttgaaccaatcgagccactagctgtgagagaagtggaagagaaggggaagaggaaaggggagtgaagcagatggtcatttcttatgtgtgccctgacctggaatggaAACCAaatgtccacatgccaggatgacactcttatcAGCCACTGGCCAtggtcaattatttttaaaatacggGTGAGTTCAACATTGTAATCAACTAGGCCTGAACACCTATTTTTACTATGAATTTTACTTAAGagttatataaaaatttgttttctgatttacctcGAGCGAGTTTTGGTAATTTGTGATGTTGTCCTCAATATTGGTCAGTTGGACCTAAATTGTCAAATTGATGTGCATAGTTGTGATGTTccctaaatattcttttaatatctaTGGGTAGTGATataatctccccccccccccaagctggaaacggggagagacagtcagacagactcccgcatgcgcctgaccgggatccacccggcactcccaccagggggtgacgccccgcccaccaggaggcgatgctctgcccctccagagcatcgctctgttgcgacaagaggccaaggagccatccccggcgcccgggccatctttgctccaatggagcctcgctgcgggaggggaagagagagacagagaggaaggagagggggaggggtggagaagcaaatgggcgcttctcctgtgtgccctggccaggaatcgaacctgggacttctgcatgccaggctgatgctctaccactgagccaaccggccagggcctgatataatcttttttattcctGAATTTGATAACTTGtatctccttttttgttttttttttttaatttttatttattcattttagagaagagagagagagagagagagagagagaaagagatgggggaggagcaggaagcatcaactcccatatgtgtcttgaccgggcaggcccagggttttgaaccagcaacctcagcatttctaggtcgatgctttatccactgcgccaccacaggtcaggctcttgttgtttttatcttaatagtattttattttttatttttccgaagttggaaatggggaggagtcagactcccgcatgcgccggaccaggatccacctggcatgcccaccagggggcgatgctccgcccatctggggcattgctctgttgcaaccagggccattctagtgcctgaggctgaggccatggaaccatcctcagtgcccgggccaactttgctccaatggagcctcggctgtgggaggggaagagacagagaggaaggagagggggaggggtggagaagcagatgggtgcttctcctgtgtgccctggccgggaatcgaacctagaactcctgcatgccaggctgatgctctaccactgagccaactggctagggcctatcTTAAtagttttatcaattttattgattttcaaatgatCAACTTCAGGTTTCTtggattttctctatttttatgttttcagtaTCCTTAAACCTTGCTCTTATATTATTTCTTTGCTGCTACTTGCTTTGGATTTATTATACTGTTTGTTTCATGAGATGAGATCTTAGACTGTTATTTGagaccttttatttttctacagtATTGTAAGCATTTGGTGGTGTAAATTTTCCACTCAGCGCTACTTTAACTCCAAGGCACAAATATTGAcaagtttattttctcattcagTTCAAATTACTTTTTCATTCCCTTTAAACTTTCCTTGTAATATTTATAAGTGTGTTGTTTCATTTCCaagtattaaatttttctattatctTGTGGTTATTTCTAGTGTGATTTCATTATAGTCAGAGGACATAATCTGTGTATCaagttgtttttaagattttacttattcattttacagagggggaaaagagacagacagaagaggggaaggagcaggaagcatcaactcccatatgtgccttgaccaggcatgctcAGGGTttcggtgacctcagcgttccaggttgacactttatctactgtgccaccacaggtcaggccatcaagTTTTAAGTTTAAAGTTTATGTtacaatatgtggtctatcttacTGAATGTTTCATTTGTTCTTGAAATATGTGTTTCACTGTTGCTGGATGTCCTATAAATGCAAATTATATTAGTTTGATTTAGGTGCTGTTCACTTCTTTTACATACTTGCCAATTTTCTATTTAGTGGTTCTGCCAATTGCTGAGAAATGTTCAATTTGAAAACTACTCTTACAgatttgtctatttttccttttagttctgttttgttttcacgTATGGTGATGTCCTGTTGTTTTATGCACATATGATTGTTGTATTTTGGATGAATAGAACCTTTTATCATGTAATGTCACTTTTTACTTTAGAAATACTCTTTGCTGTACAGTCTACCTTTAGTGTTTGGCTTTTTTCAGTTTAGCATGTTTTGAGGCTCACCTGTTTTGTAGTATCTATCggtacttctttcctttttatagctgaatagtattttattttacaaatataccaAATTTTGTCTATCCACTCatctgttaatggacatttggattatttaCATCTTTGGATATTGTGACTAGTGCTGCTATGACATTCATGTACAAAGTTTTTACTTCTTTCAAATCTTTTGGATGTATAGAATTGTTACGTCAGATCAGGTAGTTTCTTATTTCATTAATTACATATTAAGAGTCAGTCAACTGACTGATAGTTAAActaattatagcctgaccaggtggtggcgcagtggatagagcgtcggactgggacatggaagatccaggttcaaaaccctgaggtcactggcttgagcacgggctcatccagcttgagcgtggggtcagagacatgaccccatggtcactgacttgaacccaagggtcactggcttgagcaaggagtcactcactctgctgtagccccctggtcaaggcacatatgagaaagcagtcaatgaataactaaggtgccacaacaaaaaattgatgcttctcaaatctctcccttcctgtctgtctgtctctatccgtccctttctctgtctctgtcacacacacacacacatacacacacatacacacaaaataagcTAATTATATTGTTCTGTGAGTTGGGCACTGTGTTCTatagaacattaaaaaatcattaaaatagtcAGTTGGCCAGACAGTCTACTGGTATTTGGAAACTGTACAGTCTCCAACAAGAAAACAAATTGTATCTCTTTCATTATCGTGAGCAGTTTCCCTAGTAGAGGGGAGATTATTTCTGCTGGGCTTCCAGGGAGACTTATAATATGAGAGAAAAGGTGTTATGTACCTggcaaagagagacaaagaaggaggTAGGTCAGAACAGGTGTTATGCCCCTCCTTTTGGGCTCAGACATCTCTCCTAGGAGATATATTCTtgaacctgaaacaataaagaattCCTTGGAGTTGTCAGGATGATGATTTGGAAGTAATAATGAGTGTAACTACTGGTACAATGGATTAAGTGGATGATCCTGAGAACCAATTCTTTCATCTTTCGATGTAGTTgacattgaaaatattattttttattactgttgtTTTGCAAAATTGCTTGAACTGGTGCTTACAAAGAAAGCCTGAGCTCTATAATGCTAATAAAAAATGGATAGATATGTAGACATAATTTTGAATTGGAAATACCAGTTTATTGAAAATAGTCTGACAAATTAGTGTACACATCTGAATAGTAAAAACATGTTAAGTTTCTTTTagcaattttagaaaatatacaaaacagaAGTCTTTGAGTGGGAGCTTACAGCAATAATTTTCCTTAACTATATAATAAAAGATAAGTAATCTCAAAAGAAAATTTgtagcattaaaagaaaaaaaaaagttcagattgCACTTTGATAATTCTGTCTTCAAGAAATGTTTCTGAGCCTGGGctgtcgtggcgcagtggatggagcattgacctggaatgcggaggtcgctggttcaaaaccctgggcttgcccagtcaaggcacatacaataagcaagcaGTGAGCAACTAAAAGGAAGCAACTGTAAGTTGATACCTCTCATTACCCCACtcctttctataaaatcaatcaataaattcttaaaaaatatatttctgagtGCTCAGTATGTAGAGGAACTTTTTCATACACTTGGGATATATTatgaacaaaacataaaaatcccTGCTCTCAAGAAGACTTTAGATGAAGCATCCATGTGTTGGAATAAAAGTCCATGTCCTAGAAAGGAGCCAGGCAGGGAGGACAGCAGTCATGAGTACAGCACAGACCATGGTAAGACAGCATAACTTTGTTACCTGGACTCCCAATAAACTCAGGCCACTTGGGTGAATTGGTTCCATCTGGTGGGTAGATGATCCTGTACTTAACAGCAAATCCAATCAGGTTGGTCTTTTAGCCAGAAGGATTTTCCGTATCAGTAGGGTTTTCTCCCTCCCTGGATTCTCTGGCATACACTTAGGGTTGACTTCTTATAAAATTTTCCATATTCACTATATTTGTAAGATTTCTCCCCACTGTGAGTTCTCTGATGTATTCtgaggttcgatttctggccaaaAGTTTTCCCACATTTGTTACATTGAAAGGGTTTCTCCcctgtatgaattctctgatgatcACTAAGGATTGCCTTCCGGACAAAGTTtttcccacattcattacatttaaatggtttctctccagtgtgaattctctgatgaaCACGGAGGGTTGATGTCCGAGCAAAAGTTTTCTCACAGTCATTACATTTAAATGGTTTCTCGcctgtgtgtgttttctgatgTTGAATGAGATGGTCTTTTCGCCAGAAGGATTTTTCACATTCATTACATTGATAGGTTTTCTCACCACCGTGAGTTCTCTGATGTATTCggaggtttgatttctggccaaaAGTTTTCCCGCATTCATTACACTGAAATGATTTCTCCCCTGTGTGAACTCTATGATGGTCTCTGAGGGTGGACTTTTGAACAAAAGTTTTTCCACATTCACTACattcatagggcttctctcctgtatgaattctctgatgtccTCTGAGGGTTGACTTCTGGACAAATGTTTTCCCACATTCATCACACTTATAGGGTTTCTCTGCtttgtgaattctctgatgtgtACTGAGATGCGACTTCTGGGAGAAAGTTTTTCCACATTCATTACATTCaaatggtttctctcctgtgtgggtTCTCTGATGTTGAATGAGATGTCCTTTTTGATAGAAGGATTTTATACATTCGTTACATTTGTAGAGTTTTACCCCAGAGTGAGCTCTCTGGCGTACTTTGTGAATTGACATCTGGTAGGATTTCCTATTTTCATGATATTCAAAGGATTTATTCCCAGTTTGTGTTTTGTCATGACATGCCAGTGCATTCTCTTCGGTGGCAATTCTCTGACACTGAGTGAGATGTGACTTCCTGTAGAAACTACTGCCATGGGCATTGCATTCATAGTGTTTAATGGCCATGTGAAATTTATTGTAGTCCTTGACAGCTGGCTTCTCACAGGATTCCCCACACTGCTTAATGTGACAGTGTTTCTCTCCTGGCCCAGTTATTTTGTGGTCAGAGAGGTTTATCTTGTCACAGTTTTTCCTAAGTTCATTGTCTTTACAGGATTTTCCCTCTGTGTGAGCACTCTTATCTGTAACACAGGCCGCTGCATCATAGAATTTTTTAGTTCCTTTATATTCAAAGGCTTGCTCCAAAGTTTGATTTTCAGGGACAACTTTCTCAGGAAGATTTCCCTTATAGCTGAGGGCTTTCCTATTTTCATTATGTT from Saccopteryx leptura isolate mSacLep1 chromosome 2, mSacLep1_pri_phased_curated, whole genome shotgun sequence carries:
- the PRXL2C gene encoding peroxiredoxin-like 2C isoform X2; amino-acid sequence: MASPALAPITRQVSGRIAAAGIPRGPEPGQPLAAAVAELPVLDASGRRVPFGALFQERRAIVVFVRHFLCYTCKEYVEDLAKIPKIFLQEASVTLIVIGQSSYHHIEPFCKLTGYCHEIYVDPEREIYKRLGMKRGEEITSAGHYIHFIHRDRNRLDHKPINSILQLVGVQHVDFTRRPSVIHV